From a single Streptomyces liliifuscus genomic region:
- a CDS encoding HAMP domain-containing sensor histidine kinase: MSRPAGREPRRLTRWWRRRSLRTRLTVIAATAIAVSVFASFQVASELLAWELRDTTENQLRADSRVLATNAERAGPAQVQLPPYPGSGRLVRVILPDGSTRTPAGQPALPPVSEHAGRVAQGASADLMESNDSDEDGYLIYTLRAGDGAVQVAVVADDSPINQFGFGMLLIGLLCVVGGALVGRTVARTGLAPIDRLTAAAVRVAHTRDLDADIPDEGGGEIRRLIQSINDMLAALRDSRLAQRLLAEDAAHELKTPLTSLRLNVELLIRLDRRGTLHSALPAESRTRLLNDLGAQVTELSTLAAELTDLARGDVSDESTEVLDFADVVVAAATRAGSRAPDIEVALDVTSMWVSGRPAALERAVLNLIDNAGKWSPADQPVQVRLRAEGASAVLEVDDAGPGIDAADVPRVFDRFYRADSARALPGSGLGLSIVQRVVDAHGGRATVARSARGGALLRVDLPAAAPPAPIARLTAGEDTSVR, translated from the coding sequence GTGAGCAGGCCCGCCGGCCGGGAACCGCGCCGGCTGACCCGATGGTGGCGCCGGCGGTCCCTGCGGACCAGGCTGACGGTGATCGCGGCGACGGCCATCGCGGTCAGCGTGTTCGCGTCCTTCCAGGTGGCCAGCGAGCTACTGGCCTGGGAGCTGCGGGACACCACCGAGAATCAGCTACGCGCCGACTCCCGCGTCCTGGCGACGAACGCGGAGCGCGCCGGTCCGGCGCAGGTCCAGCTACCGCCGTATCCCGGATCCGGTCGGCTGGTGCGGGTCATCCTGCCCGACGGCTCGACCCGGACGCCGGCCGGCCAACCCGCGCTGCCCCCGGTCAGCGAGCACGCCGGGCGCGTGGCGCAGGGCGCGTCGGCCGACCTGATGGAGTCGAACGACAGCGACGAAGACGGCTACCTCATCTACACGCTGCGGGCGGGCGACGGCGCGGTCCAGGTGGCCGTCGTCGCCGACGACAGCCCGATCAACCAGTTCGGGTTCGGCATGCTGCTGATCGGGCTGCTCTGCGTGGTCGGCGGCGCCCTTGTCGGGCGGACCGTGGCGCGGACCGGGCTGGCACCGATCGACCGGCTGACCGCCGCCGCGGTACGTGTCGCGCACACCCGGGATCTCGACGCCGACATCCCGGATGAGGGCGGTGGGGAGATCCGGCGGCTGATCCAGTCGATCAACGACATGCTCGCCGCGCTCCGGGACTCCCGGCTGGCCCAGCGGCTGCTCGCCGAGGACGCCGCCCACGAGCTCAAGACCCCGCTCACCAGCCTGCGCCTCAACGTCGAGCTGCTGATCCGGCTCGATCGGCGCGGCACCCTGCACAGCGCACTGCCGGCGGAGAGCCGGACCCGGCTGCTCAACGATCTCGGCGCCCAGGTGACCGAGTTGAGCACCCTTGCCGCCGAGCTGACCGACCTGGCGCGCGGTGACGTCAGCGACGAGAGCACCGAGGTGCTCGACTTCGCCGACGTGGTGGTGGCCGCCGCGACCCGGGCGGGTTCCCGCGCGCCCGACATCGAGGTCGCGCTCGACGTGACCTCCATGTGGGTGAGCGGGCGTCCCGCTGCGCTCGAGCGGGCGGTGCTCAACCTCATCGACAACGCCGGCAAGTGGTCCCCCGCGGACCAGCCGGTCCAGGTCCGGCTCCGCGCCGAGGGCGCGTCGGCGGTGCTTGAGGTCGACGACGCCGGGCCGGGCATCGACGCCGCCGACGTACCGCGGGTGTTCGACCGGTTCTACCGTGCCGACAGCGCCCGCGCGTTGCCGGGATCCGGTCTGGGGCTGTCGATCGTGCAGCGGGTCGTCGACGCCCACGGCGGCCGGGCCACCGTCGCCCGCTCCGCACGCGGTGGCGCGCTGCTTCGGGTCGACCTTCCGGCCGCGGCCCCGCCCGCCCCGATCGCGCGGCTCACCGCCGGGGAGGACACCTCGGTGCGCTGA
- a CDS encoding response regulator transcription factor: MRIMIADDDVAIREGLERVLQVEGYDTSTVANGFAVLDGVGGAGGDTLDLLLLDVMMPRLGGLETCRRLRAAGRDLPVLMLTARDQVSDRVAGLDAGADDYLPKPFATEELLARVRALLRRRTPTDEESQILSFADVRLDPDRFEAWRGERSLRLTRTEFSLLQVLMCNATRVVTRDALFEAIWGFGMSSTANNLQVYVSYLRRKMEAEGEPRLIYTLRGLGYTLRETPP; the protein is encoded by the coding sequence GTGCGGATCATGATCGCGGATGATGACGTGGCCATCCGTGAGGGGCTGGAGCGAGTGCTCCAGGTAGAGGGTTACGACACCAGCACCGTCGCCAACGGGTTCGCCGTGCTCGACGGGGTCGGTGGGGCCGGCGGTGACACGCTGGATCTGCTGCTCCTCGACGTGATGATGCCCCGCCTCGGCGGGCTGGAGACCTGCCGGCGGTTGCGGGCCGCGGGTCGGGATCTGCCGGTGCTGATGCTGACCGCCCGTGACCAGGTCTCCGACCGGGTCGCGGGGCTGGATGCGGGCGCCGACGACTACCTGCCCAAGCCGTTCGCCACCGAGGAGTTGCTGGCCCGGGTGCGGGCCCTGCTGCGCCGGCGCACGCCGACCGACGAGGAGTCGCAGATCCTGTCGTTCGCCGACGTCCGGCTCGATCCCGACAGGTTCGAGGCGTGGCGGGGCGAGCGGTCGCTGCGCCTGACCCGGACCGAGTTCTCCCTCCTGCAGGTCCTCATGTGCAACGCGACCCGGGTCGTGACCCGCGACGCGCTGTTCGAGGCGATCTGGGGCTTCGGCATGAGCTCCACAGCCAACAACCTCCAGGTATACGTGAGCTACCTGCGCCGCAAGATGGAGGCCGAGGGTGAGCCGCGACTGATCTACACGCTGCGCGGCCTGGGATACACGTTGCGGGAGACTCCTCCGTGA
- a CDS encoding CBM35 domain-containing protein: MAGTLPAAGTATAAADPQRVTVDLDASEGPVMHGANGTLYGLSDDGVPSDAVLAPLKITSVSQKPEGGAQHPNGDALTVSKSFFRNGGGEILVMMQDIYSKWPYEDLGIADYLPKVDKIVTEVSADPNSDRFVYIPFNEPDQIWYNLGTSNQAQYEVNRDRFFKDWKTVYQRIRAIDPDARIAGPNESGYHTRLLKDFLTFAKRENVLPQIMTWHELDSSSLKNFQGNHDSYRAIERELGIAPLKINIDEYANRRDLSVPGQLAQWVSMFERNKVYANQAYWDAAGNLDGNVVRSNIPNGGWWFFRWYAGLTGNTVKVTPPQANTIDTLQGLASYDKKRRQAQVLLGGSAGDSDVVVQNVSRSVFGRTVTATVAESAWSGYEGQHAAPRVLARTKVKVAADGSVTVPLRGMHKMSAYRIALTPGGSGTPSTASVPWAASYEAEDAAITGGQVYTQGTVSNANGYAASGTKDVGSLNTASSKVDFTVTVPKAGTYDLAILYGNQSGAPATQKLSIDGQDPVTVSYPSTENWTYRAKKDVTVELPAGQHVLTLAKGDAEVTLDRIDLTARTAAAPSASYEATLADISGKPSYDYSSSAGVGTGALVLRSGDKAVFDAYAPRDGYYTVVSRASAAVNLELHGEQVTAAPGRALRLYLVAGNNRIAMTAKAAAVRSLDVSGAGSTSGTLSYEGAAASLAGGAKLVDSTHASAGSYIGWLGNSASSTAEFTVDAAKSGRYMLVVHYAHNDRRDNGHSYNTDIMSRTADITVGTSAPQKVTFKNTWSWDDYWTVGVPVDLKKGSNKVTFGNASAWAPNIDRIELGRVID; encoded by the coding sequence ATGGCAGGCACCCTCCCCGCGGCGGGGACCGCGACCGCCGCCGCCGACCCGCAGCGGGTCACCGTCGACCTCGACGCGTCCGAAGGCCCGGTGATGCACGGCGCCAACGGCACGCTGTACGGGCTCAGCGACGACGGCGTGCCCAGCGACGCCGTGCTGGCACCCTTGAAGATCACCAGCGTCTCGCAGAAGCCGGAGGGCGGCGCCCAGCACCCCAACGGCGACGCCCTCACCGTCTCCAAGTCGTTCTTCCGCAACGGCGGCGGCGAGATCCTGGTGATGATGCAGGACATCTACTCCAAGTGGCCGTACGAGGACCTCGGCATCGCCGACTATCTCCCGAAGGTCGACAAGATCGTGACGGAGGTGTCGGCCGACCCGAACAGCGACCGGTTCGTCTACATCCCGTTCAACGAGCCCGACCAGATCTGGTACAACCTCGGCACTTCCAACCAGGCACAGTACGAGGTCAACCGAGACCGGTTCTTCAAGGACTGGAAGACGGTGTACCAGCGGATCCGCGCGATCGACCCCGACGCCAGGATCGCCGGTCCGAACGAATCCGGCTATCACACACGCCTGTTGAAGGACTTCCTCACCTTCGCGAAGCGCGAGAACGTCCTGCCCCAGATCATGACCTGGCACGAGTTGGACTCCAGCTCACTGAAGAACTTCCAGGGGAACCACGACAGTTACCGCGCGATCGAGCGCGAACTCGGCATCGCACCACTGAAGATCAACATTGACGAGTACGCCAACCGCCGCGACCTGTCCGTTCCGGGCCAACTCGCCCAGTGGGTCTCGATGTTCGAGCGGAACAAGGTGTACGCCAACCAGGCCTACTGGGACGCCGCAGGAAACCTCGACGGCAATGTGGTGCGGTCGAACATCCCCAACGGCGGCTGGTGGTTCTTCCGTTGGTACGCCGGGCTGACCGGCAACACCGTCAAGGTGACCCCGCCGCAGGCCAATACCATCGACACCCTGCAGGGTCTGGCTTCGTACGACAAGAAGCGGCGCCAGGCGCAGGTCCTGCTCGGCGGCTCGGCCGGTGACTCCGATGTCGTCGTCCAGAACGTCTCCCGGTCCGTCTTCGGCCGCACGGTGACCGCGACCGTCGCCGAGTCCGCCTGGTCGGGCTACGAGGGCCAGCACGCGGCGCCGCGTGTCCTCGCACGGACGAAGGTCAAGGTCGCGGCCGACGGTTCGGTGACCGTCCCGCTGCGCGGCATGCACAAGATGTCCGCCTACCGCATCGCCCTCACCCCCGGCGGCTCGGGCACCCCGTCCACCGCTTCCGTCCCGTGGGCCGCCTCGTACGAGGCCGAGGACGCGGCCATCACCGGAGGCCAGGTCTACACCCAGGGCACGGTCAGCAACGCCAACGGCTACGCGGCCTCCGGGACGAAGGACGTCGGCTCGCTCAACACCGCTTCCAGCAAGGTCGACTTCACGGTGACCGTACCCAAGGCCGGCACGTACGACCTGGCGATCCTGTACGGCAACCAGTCCGGGGCACCCGCCACACAGAAGCTCTCGATCGACGGCCAGGACCCGGTCACGGTCTCCTATCCCTCCACCGAGAACTGGACCTACCGCGCCAAGAAGGACGTCACCGTCGAACTCCCGGCGGGCCAACATGTGCTGACGCTGGCCAAGGGCGACGCCGAGGTCACCCTGGACCGCATCGACCTGACCGCCCGTACCGCCGCCGCGCCTTCCGCGTCGTACGAGGCCACGCTGGCGGACATCAGCGGCAAGCCGTCCTACGACTACTCATCGTCGGCCGGGGTAGGCACGGGCGCCCTTGTCCTGCGCTCGGGTGACAAGGCGGTCTTCGACGCCTACGCACCGCGCGACGGCTACTACACGGTGGTGTCACGCGCCTCGGCGGCGGTCAATCTGGAGCTGCACGGTGAGCAGGTGACGGCGGCACCCGGCCGGGCCCTGCGGCTGTACCTCGTGGCGGGCAACAACCGCATCGCGATGACGGCCAAGGCCGCCGCCGTCCGCTCCCTCGACGTCTCGGGCGCCGGCTCGACGTCAGGCACCCTCTCCTACGAGGGCGCAGCGGCCTCCCTGGCGGGCGGCGCGAAGCTCGTCGACTCCACCCACGCCTCCGCCGGTTCCTACATCGGCTGGCTCGGCAACAGCGCTTCCAGCACCGCCGAGTTCACGGTGGACGCGGCCAAGTCCGGCCGCTACATGCTCGTCGTCCACTACGCGCACAACGACCGGCGCGACAACGGCCACTCCTACAACACCGACATCATGTCCCGTACGGCGGACATCACGGTGGGAACCTCCGCTCCCCAGAAGGTCACCTTCAAGAACACCTGGAGCTGGGACGACTACTGGACCGTGGGCGTCCCCGTCGACCTGAAGAAGGGCTCCAACAAGGTCACGTTCGGAAACGCCAGCGCCTGGGCTCCCAACATCGACCGCATCGAACTGGGCCGAGTCATCGACTAG
- a CDS encoding MFS transporter: protein MSRKKSITLLSVGHACVDIYQGAVASLVPFFVAERAYSYAAVSGIVLAASVLSSVAQPVFGLLTDRWAMPWILPVSTILGGLGIALSGLSGSYPLTLLFVAVSGVGVAAYHPESARVARLVSEGSHTAMGWFSVGGNLGFAAAPLMVTVVATGGLRLSPLLVLPALAGSVLCLPVLRALHALQKKTASDGSGSRAAAGVDDKASFVKLSLAVVFRSIVFVGLSTFISLYAQQRVGGGTTAGTVALFVLYSGGAVGSVLGGSLANRWDRVTVARWSYLLTIVAVAGTVFIPGPAFYAFVALTSIGLYVPFSLHVTLGQDYLPTRVGTASGVTLGLTVSIGGLASPLIGGIADATSLRTALTPLILMPFLSWLLFRTLPEPTTPKPATTARQSRESTEAELAPVRNHHR, encoded by the coding sequence GTGTCAAGGAAGAAATCAATCACTCTGCTGTCGGTCGGCCATGCCTGTGTGGACATCTACCAGGGCGCGGTCGCCTCTCTCGTGCCCTTCTTCGTCGCCGAGCGCGCCTACAGCTACGCCGCAGTCTCGGGCATCGTGCTCGCCGCGTCCGTGCTGTCCTCGGTGGCCCAACCGGTGTTCGGTCTGCTCACCGACCGCTGGGCGATGCCCTGGATCCTGCCGGTGAGCACGATCCTCGGCGGACTGGGGATCGCCCTGAGCGGCCTGAGCGGTTCCTACCCACTGACCCTGCTCTTCGTGGCCGTGTCAGGCGTCGGAGTCGCCGCCTACCACCCCGAATCAGCCCGCGTCGCCCGGCTCGTCAGCGAAGGCAGCCACACCGCGATGGGCTGGTTCTCCGTCGGCGGCAACCTCGGCTTCGCCGCCGCACCGCTCATGGTCACCGTCGTCGCCACCGGCGGCCTGCGCCTATCGCCACTGCTCGTACTCCCGGCCCTCGCCGGCAGCGTGCTGTGCTTGCCCGTTCTGCGCGCACTGCACGCACTGCAGAAGAAGACTGCATCCGACGGCTCCGGCAGCCGAGCCGCAGCGGGCGTCGACGACAAGGCGTCATTCGTGAAACTGTCGCTGGCCGTGGTCTTCCGGTCCATCGTCTTCGTCGGCCTGAGCACGTTCATCTCGCTCTACGCCCAGCAGCGTGTGGGAGGCGGCACCACAGCGGGCACCGTGGCGTTGTTCGTGCTCTACAGCGGCGGTGCGGTGGGCTCGGTGCTGGGTGGCAGCCTGGCCAACCGCTGGGACCGGGTCACCGTCGCCCGCTGGTCCTACCTCCTCACGATCGTCGCCGTCGCCGGAACGGTGTTCATCCCCGGCCCGGCGTTCTACGCGTTCGTGGCGCTGACCTCCATCGGCCTGTACGTCCCCTTCTCCCTGCACGTCACCCTCGGCCAGGACTACCTGCCCACGCGCGTCGGCACCGCGAGCGGCGTCACTCTGGGACTGACCGTCAGCATCGGCGGCCTGGCCAGCCCCCTCATCGGCGGCATCGCCGACGCGACTTCCCTGCGTACCGCTCTGACACCTCTGATCCTGATGCCCTTTCTGAGCTGGCTGCTGTTCCGCACCCTGCCCGAACCCACCACACCCAAGCCCGCGACGACGGCGCGGCAGAGCCGTGAAAGCACGGAGGCCGAGCTCGCTCCCGTACGCAACCATCACCGGTGA
- a CDS encoding aromatic-ring hydroxylase C-terminal domain-containing protein, with amino-acid sequence MDVRYDLGDDHRLVGTLCPDMKSTPERPDPDVVTAVTRSADLLREGCGLLLDLVDRAEVRDAAAVWIGRVDTVTARTDRVDVDALLIRPDGCVARALPTGQDLDATTLARALGTWFGQPA; translated from the coding sequence ATGGACGTCCGGTACGACCTGGGCGATGACCACCGGCTCGTCGGCACCCTGTGCCCGGACATGAAGTCGACGCCGGAGCGGCCCGACCCGGATGTCGTCACCGCGGTGACCCGGTCGGCGGACCTGCTGCGTGAGGGGTGTGGGCTCCTGCTGGACCTCGTCGACCGCGCGGAGGTCCGCGACGCCGCGGCCGTGTGGATCGGACGGGTCGACACCGTCACCGCCCGCACGGACCGGGTGGACGTCGACGCGTTGCTCATCCGGCCCGACGGCTGTGTCGCCCGGGCCTTGCCCACCGGGCAGGACCTCGACGCCACCACGCTGGCGCGTGCGCTGGGCACATGGTTCGGCCAACCGGCCTGA
- a CDS encoding helix-turn-helix transcriptional regulator: protein MTEIRHEPVAPTRTQWLAPGAAIDAHRHDDHQIVYAGRGVLAVTTSTGSWIAPGNRAIWVPSGTVHAHQAHGELELHLVGLPASDNPLGLDEPTVLTVGALLRELILAYTRTPHDDSAERGRLRAVLLDQLRASPQEPLHLPTPTAPPLIALCEILRTNPADGRTLAALGREVGAGDRTLSRLFKADLGMTFPQWRTQLRLYHALVLLAENTPVTAVAHLCGWSSASAFIDVFRRTFGHTPGTHQSRERTG from the coding sequence ATGACAGAAATCCGCCACGAGCCCGTGGCGCCGACCCGCACTCAGTGGCTGGCCCCCGGAGCCGCCATCGATGCCCACCGCCACGACGACCACCAGATCGTCTACGCGGGCCGGGGAGTGCTGGCCGTGACCACCAGCACCGGCTCATGGATCGCGCCGGGCAATCGCGCCATCTGGGTACCGTCCGGCACCGTGCACGCCCACCAGGCCCACGGTGAACTCGAACTGCACCTGGTCGGTCTGCCTGCGAGTGACAACCCGCTCGGTCTGGACGAGCCGACCGTGCTGACCGTCGGTGCCCTCCTGCGGGAACTGATCCTCGCCTACACCCGCACCCCGCACGACGACAGCGCCGAACGCGGGCGGCTGCGGGCTGTGCTGCTCGACCAGCTGAGGGCATCACCCCAGGAGCCACTGCACCTGCCCACGCCCACCGCCCCTCCGCTGATCGCGCTGTGCGAAATCCTGCGCACGAATCCAGCCGACGGCCGCACCCTGGCCGCACTGGGAAGGGAAGTCGGCGCCGGCGACCGCACTCTCTCCCGCCTCTTCAAGGCCGATCTCGGCATGACGTTCCCGCAGTGGCGCACCCAACTGCGCCTCTACCACGCCTTGGTCCTGCTGGCCGAGAACACCCCCGTGACTGCCGTGGCCCATCTGTGCGGCTGGTCGTCCGCCAGCGCGTTCATCGATGTCTTCCGCCGCACCTTCGGGCACACCCCGGGAACACACCAGTCGCGCGAGCGGACCGGCTGA
- a CDS encoding MMPL family transporter — MAVNAAPSGAAPAGRLAGRWVPWLVIGLWLVLAVGMVPLSGKLSSVTTDSAVDTLPASAESTKVAALDDKLPGGEDNTFVFVYHRDGGMTDADRATVERHYDTLTKRYPPKGTAAAGEDDEGSPMSRSTDREAMVFTLDVNTSYGPPEDLVGPVRDAAKDRPSGLELDVTGPAAIDGDMDAVFDGIDTQVLLTTMIVVTLLLILTYRSPVLWIIPLVAVGAAALTSMGTVYLLVKGFGIVVNDQNSALLTILVFGVGTDYALLLIARYREALHHHEDVRVAMVHALRGAAPAIVASAATVVAGLLCLLVADLNSTSGLGPIGAAGILCALVAMLTLFPAVLVVLGRRVFWPAVPRFSTAVEEKPGLWGRLGTAISRRRWVATLGSLGVLGVLALGLAGNTGALREQDQFLSTPESVNGFTVLRQHFPELGGQPMTIFTRPEHQERVLDVVKDTRGVAEAVPEQTSGGWANISVTPKDAPDTAAEYDTIKRVRTAVHAVSGAEAIVGGPSAENLDTEVTTVRDEKLVIPLVLVVVLIILGLLLRAILAPLVLMTTVVISFAAAFGGSVFFFDTVLGFKGIDSSVPLLAFLFLVALGVDYNIFLASRAREETVRLGTREGMLKALSATGGVITSAGLVLAATFAVLATLPLVMLVEVGFLVAFGVLLDALLVRSVLVPALTLLIGKRMWWPSRLSGPAAELPDRQQTLANDEEPALQR; from the coding sequence ATGGCAGTCAACGCAGCGCCGTCCGGGGCAGCGCCGGCCGGTCGGTTGGCAGGCCGGTGGGTGCCATGGTTGGTGATTGGCTTGTGGCTGGTGCTGGCGGTGGGCATGGTGCCGCTGAGTGGAAAGTTGAGCTCGGTCACCACCGACAGTGCCGTGGACACCCTGCCGGCCAGTGCCGAGTCCACCAAGGTGGCGGCGCTGGACGACAAGCTCCCCGGTGGTGAGGACAACACGTTCGTCTTCGTGTACCACCGCGACGGCGGCATGACCGACGCCGACCGCGCGACGGTCGAGCGCCACTACGACACCCTTACCAAGCGGTATCCGCCGAAGGGGACGGCGGCGGCCGGCGAGGACGACGAGGGCTCACCGATGAGCCGCTCCACCGACCGCGAGGCGATGGTGTTCACCCTCGATGTGAACACGTCCTACGGCCCACCGGAGGACCTCGTCGGCCCGGTACGCGACGCCGCGAAGGACCGCCCCTCCGGCCTGGAACTCGACGTGACCGGCCCGGCCGCGATCGACGGCGACATGGATGCCGTCTTCGACGGCATCGACACGCAGGTCCTCCTCACCACCATGATCGTCGTCACGCTCCTGCTCATCCTCACCTACCGCAGCCCGGTGTTGTGGATCATCCCGCTGGTGGCCGTCGGCGCGGCCGCACTGACCTCGATGGGCACCGTCTACCTGCTCGTCAAGGGCTTCGGCATCGTGGTCAACGACCAGAACTCGGCGCTGCTGACGATCCTGGTGTTCGGCGTCGGCACGGACTACGCGCTGTTGCTCATCGCTCGATATCGGGAGGCACTGCACCACCATGAGGACGTCCGGGTCGCGATGGTCCACGCGCTGCGCGGCGCGGCGCCGGCCATCGTCGCGTCCGCGGCCACCGTGGTCGCCGGCCTGCTCTGCCTGCTCGTCGCGGACCTGAACAGCACCAGCGGGCTGGGCCCGATCGGTGCGGCCGGCATCCTGTGCGCCCTTGTGGCCATGCTGACGCTGTTCCCGGCGGTGCTCGTGGTGCTCGGCAGGCGGGTCTTCTGGCCGGCCGTCCCGCGGTTCAGCACGGCCGTGGAGGAGAAGCCGGGGCTGTGGGGACGGCTCGGCACCGCCATCAGCCGCCGCCGGTGGGTGGCGACGCTCGGCTCGCTCGGAGTCCTCGGCGTGCTCGCCCTCGGGCTGGCGGGCAACACCGGCGCCCTGCGGGAGCAGGACCAGTTCCTGTCCACGCCGGAGTCGGTCAACGGCTTCACCGTTCTCCGCCAGCACTTCCCGGAGCTCGGCGGCCAGCCGATGACGATCTTCACGCGGCCGGAGCACCAGGAGCGGGTGCTCGACGTCGTCAAGGACACTCGCGGTGTGGCCGAGGCCGTCCCGGAGCAGACCAGCGGTGGCTGGGCCAACATCTCCGTGACCCCGAAGGACGCGCCGGACACCGCCGCGGAGTACGACACGATCAAGCGGGTGCGCACCGCCGTGCACGCGGTGAGCGGGGCTGAGGCGATCGTCGGCGGGCCGAGTGCGGAGAACCTCGACACCGAGGTGACCACCGTGCGCGACGAGAAGCTGGTGATCCCGCTGGTGCTCGTCGTCGTCCTGATCATCCTCGGGCTGCTGCTGCGCGCGATCCTGGCCCCGCTGGTCCTGATGACCACTGTGGTCATCTCATTCGCCGCGGCCTTCGGTGGCAGCGTGTTCTTCTTCGACACGGTTCTCGGGTTCAAGGGCATCGACTCTTCGGTGCCGCTGCTGGCATTCCTGTTCCTGGTGGCGCTCGGCGTCGACTACAACATCTTCCTGGCCAGCCGGGCCCGGGAGGAGACCGTGCGTCTCGGCACCAGAGAGGGCATGCTCAAAGCCCTCTCGGCCACCGGTGGCGTCATCACCTCGGCAGGCCTGGTCCTGGCGGCCACGTTCGCGGTCCTCGCCACACTTCCGCTGGTGATGCTGGTCGAGGTCGGGTTCCTGGTCGCCTTCGGCGTGCTGCTCGACGCCCTGCTGGTGCGGTCGGTCCTGGTGCCCGCCCTCACCTTGCTGATCGGCAAGCGGATGTGGTGGCCGAGCCGGCTGTCCGGTCCAGCGGCGGAGCTGCCGGACCGTCAACAGACGCTCGCCAACGACGAGGAGCCCGCGCTGCAACGGTGA